Proteins found in one Leishmania major strain Friedlin complete genome, chromosome 35 genomic segment:
- a CDS encoding conserved hypothetical protein (previous protein_id=AAZ14505.1), translating to MKGKMKAASFYTSMVILSTVFVSESLSATLMMPFVGLFVAHLENIPASQAGYVSGLLIAIYQLGQMLTGKLWGTASDRVGRKPMIQMGLLANVVASIFFGLSPNLKFCIITRFIQGCANGNVLVAKTVIADITDKDTEGIGFAAISIFWGVGSVVGPALGGYLYNPSHHPVLGPWLFTDGMEDNDNIFVLHPALLPCVVISTFSAITLLVIWRVLPETSRHPVDPFMSLFMSAWHRGRRMSDLAKQRGMGAAGRSNGAESIAVIENEDDDENGVAENAWQNITAANGFSGHPRLAALRPPLSKKTFPCTNAPSTQESLNQAAALTSWTRDSVSQSPVAGMGGSAGRYGLSERHTSRAASHSSAVCLLEGARCGESDVPGQQRQLSDDVASPPLHWLETQLKDKTCSDTPLLCQSREAASDSDFTTRTFEPMAFGYREALALPTSRTVLIIYMCIACTESALLEVIPLWAIAEREKGGLGFSSSDIGALLCISSIVYIAVSLAFSRILKCLSGATRPLWDFSVLLWCTTSILTPCCAYLADDSTIFYAAAIITSTREISLSWCYSIVFMYVVRSAPDECAGSINGIAQSFSSLSRMLTMSAIPPIFAWSLNGVTHPFPLNYHLVFWITCVPLLLSFVLSSILPVRVSG from the coding sequence ATGAAGGGAAAGATGAAAGCAGCTTCCTTCTACACCAGCATGGTCATTCTGTCGACCGTGTTCGTGTCGGAGTCGTTGTCAGCGACGCTCATGATGCCGTTTGTGGGGCTGTTTGTGGCACACTTAGAGAACATTCCGGCTAGTCAGGCGGGCTACGTCTCTGGCCTCTTGATTGCTATATATCAGCTCGGCCAGATGCTGACGGGTAAGCTGTGGGGAACGGCGAGTGACCGGGTCGGGCGGAAGCCAATGATACAGATGGGCCTCCTAGCCAACGTCGTTGCATCGATCTTCTTTGGCCTGAGCCCAAATTTGAAATTCTGCATAATCACACGCTTTATCCAGGGCTGCGCTAACGGAAACGTTCTGGTTGCGAAGACGGTGATTGCAGACATCACCGACAAGGACACCGAGGGTATCGGGTTTGCTGCGATTAGCATTTTCTGGGGTGTCGGCTCTGTGGTCGGGCCGGCGCTGGGCGGATATCTCTACAACCCGAGCCATCACCCCGTACTCGGGCCCTGGCTGTTCACTGACGGGATGGAGGACAACGACAACATCTTTGTGCTGCATCCGGCCCTGCTGCCATGCGTGGTGATCAGCACCTTTTCAGCGATCACGCTCCTCGTGATTTGGCGAGTATTACCAGAGACCAGCCGACACCCAGTCGACCCGTTCATGTCGCTCTTCATGTCTGCATGGCACCGAGGGCGCCGTATGTCCGACTTGGCGAAACAGCGCGGCATGGGTGCTGCCGGCCGCTCCAACGGCGCCGAGTCGATAGCCGTGATCGAAAATGAAGACGATGATGAGAACGGTGTGGCCGAAAATGCATGGCAAAACATCACGGCTGCCAATGGCTTTAGCGGACACCCCAGGCTGGCGGCTTTGCGTCCGCCGCTTTCGAAAAAGACGTTTCCGTGTACAAACGCGCCGTCGACGCAGGAGAGCCTGAACCAGGCAGCTGCTCTTACTTCGTGGACGAGGGACTCTGTCAGTCAGAGCCCTGTGGCAGGCATGGGCGGAAGTGCTGGCCGGTACGGCCTCTCGGAGCGGCACACGTCCCGTGCCGCCTCTCACTCCTCTGCCGTGTGCCTGCTAGAAGGTGCGCGTTGCGGCGAGAGCGACGTTCCTggtcagcagcggcaactcAGCGACGATGTGGCTTCGCCCCCACTTCACTGGCTAGAGACGCAGCTCAAGGACAAGACTTGCAGCGATACGCCGCTTCTGTGTCAATCTCGCGAAGCTGCATCCGACAGCGACTTCACAACGCGCACTTTTGAACCGATGGCATTCGGTTACCGCGAGGCGCTTGCGCTGCCAACCTCGCGGACCGTGCTGATCATCTACATGTGCATCGCCTGCACCGAGAGTGCACTGCTGGAGGTGATTCCGCTTTGGGCAATTGCGGAGCGCGAAAAAGGCGGCCTTGGCTTCTCTTCGTCCGACATTGGCGCTCTCCTGTGCATCTCCTCGATTGTTTATATCGCGGTAAGCTTGGCCTTTAGCCGCATCTTGAAGTgcctcagcggcgccacccgACCGCTATGGGACTTTTCAGTGCTTCTGTggtgcaccacctccatccTTACACCGTGCTGTGCGTACCTGGCAGATGACTCCACCATCTtctacgccgccgccatcatcaccTCGACGCGCGAGATAAGCCTCTCCTGGTGCTACTCGATTGTGTTCATGTacgtggtgcgcagcgcgccagACGAGTGCGCCGGCTCCATCAACGGAATCGCTCAGTCCTTCTCCTCGTTATCGCGCATGCTGACGATGTCCGCGATTCCGCCGATTTTTGCGTGGTCGCTGAACGGAGTCACGCACCCGTTCCCCTTAAACTATCACTTAGTCTTCTGGATTacgtgtgtgccgctgctgctgagttTTGTCCTGTCCTCTATTCTCCCAGTGCGGGTTTCTGGCTGA
- a CDS encoding conserved hypothetical protein (previous protein_id=AAZ14506.1) gives MLSLFAFPFLWADARAHVCVCVYVSCMSSVLFCGIPHSQPNAWEVHQAPPATALKSHHDSPHFSLEVHELKFYADIYNEHHTCCWPRLVLDAHLGKSAEEVAHAQAAVTAAENVKQTFFGPSAAAADAAKASLSLYTNHMAEVMEQLYMTQQEKVPRAAYARRALFHQGVPPVLRCHEHSDSFAYVLSGQLRLFHSCRLRTSVSDHQFDGRESRCSHGPTADDLARDVFPLVLIMAPGDDCALYVDAEPPVASAATQWRAKPLVLALESVEPVGSPSLDESGVEHEVWCGAYAPFTWICNPFGNQKVSVLIKSTAAMRRMPRTQKHDTAKSAASTQKAIARQIESPDTTAPASLQPLQLSFIVHASQYACEAAKERIVRALASSDVYNLHVTKCMRFGLGGADFYKRAVLGADEEALSHARSRRPAQLMRLLDDKLELVADATSRVTKPEERLHSSFADGASRESVGSPSLKVPRHEGDGEPPSSAADAECSLPRLVPSVAAYPIAQLCTRRPIEREWCRLPKSITLASVLPGPTGITPSHSGWPLRVLPHASEGSGPVVELSSLATLQDLAAALRSVSP, from the coding sequence ATGCTCTCTTTGTTCGCTTTCCCATTTCTATGGgcagatgcgcgcgcgcacgtgtgtgtgtgtgtgtatgtgtccTGCATGAGCTCTGTGTTGTTCTGTGGTATTCCACACAGCCAACCGAACGCGTGGGAGGTGCACCAGGCGCCTCCGGCGACAGCCTTGAAGAGTCATCATGACAGTCCTCATTTCTCTCTCGAGGTGCACGAGCTAAAATTCTACGCAGACATCTACAATGAACACCATACATGCTGCTGGCCGCGGCTAGTGCTCGACGCCCACCTCGGCAAATCTGCGGAGGAGGTAGCTCACGCTCAGGCGGCTGTCACCGCGGCTGAAAACGTGAAGCAGACATTTTTCGGACcaagcgcggcggccgcagacgCCGCCAAGGCTTCTTTGTCGCTGTACACGAACCATATGGCTGAGGTAATGGAGCAGTTGTATATGACGCAACAGGAAAAGGTGCCCCGCGCAGCGTATGCGCGTCGCGCGCTATTTCACCAAGGAGTTCCACccgtgctgcgctgccacgaGCACAGTGACTCCTTCGCCTACGTGCTGAGTGGACAGCTCCGACTGTTTCACAGCTGCCGACTCAGGACCTCGGTAAGTGATCACCAATTTGATGGGCGTGAAAGTCGCTGTTCGCATGGGCCTACCGCTGATGACCTCGCGCGCGATGTGTTTCCTCTGGTGCTTATAATGGCTCCTGGGGATGACTGTGCCCTGTACGTCGACGCCGAGCCGCCCGTGGCCTCCGCAGCGACTCAGTGGCGCGCGAAGCCTCTCGTTCTGGCACTGGAGTCGGTGGAGCCTGTGGGCTCGCCTTCTCTCGATGAAAGTGGGGTGGAACACGAGGTGTGGTGCGGTGCCTATGCACCGTTCACGTGGATCTGCAACCCGTTTGGGAACCAGAAGGTTTCTGTGCTGATCAAGTCCACCGCTGCGATGCGTCGCATGCCGCGGACGCAGAAGCACGATACGGCGAAATCAGCTGCGTCCACGCAAAAAGCAATAGCTCGACAAATCGAGTCGCCAGACACaacggcaccggcgtcgctACAGCCACTGCAGCTTTCTTTCATTGTGCACGCGTCGCAGTACGCGTGTGAGGCTGCGAAGGAGCGAATCGTGCGGGCATTGGCATCCAGCGACGTGTACAATCTTCATGTGACGAAATGCATGCGCTTCGGCCTCGGCGGAGCGGACTTTTACAAGCGTGCTGTGCTGGGTGcggatgaggaggcgctctCACATGCGCGAAGCCGGCGACCTGCCCAGCTGATGCGGCTTCTGGACGACAAGCTGGAGCTTGTGGCGGACGCGACGTCGCGGGTGACGAAGCCAGAAGAGAGACTGCATAGCTCCTTCGCCGACGGGGCTTCCAGGGAGTCTGTGGGGTCACCTTCGTTGAAGGTGCCTCGGCACGAAGGTGATGGCGAGCCTccgtcatcggcggcggATGCAGAGTGCTCGTTGCCTCGCTTGGTTCCTTCCGTGGCAGCGTATCCTATTGCTCAGCTctgcacgaggaggccgATCGAGCGGGAATGGTGCCGACTTCCGAAGTCGATCACGCTCGCTTCCGTCCTGCCGGGGCCGACAGGCATCACCCCATCGCACAGCGGCTGGCCGCTGCGTGTGCTACCTCACGCGAGCGAGGGCTCCGGTCCTGTTGTGGAGCTGTCTTCACTCGCAACTCTACAGGACCTAGCGGCGGCATTGCGCAGTGTGTCGCCATGA
- a CDS encoding putative aminotransferase (previous protein_id=AAZ14507.1), whose amino-acid sequence MCNAHGPPLKKRKPQPLPPTASLPIYLDYNATTPLCEEAWQEICRVRKAWGNPSSTHPYGLAAKYELEEARKKVQKALHALSSESIIFTSGGTESNNLAIIGGLLALRQRQPSRRYVVSSNVEHPAVAEVLKSIAGSDLGTGGAASITDGAEAASGTTIETVRAEVNPQTGRLDASTLRAILESLPGGPESVALVSIMFANNEIGAVNDIKELCRVTKELCGAACLFHSDGAQALGKVPVDVQDTNVDLLSVCGHKFHGPKGVGALYIKPGVTVHNILFGAGHERSIRPGTENVLLAAGIAEALLFACNNMDRFSTVMRDTRDELLRVLTVELAAYDMGLVVNGAIAVTLPNTLNCALFRRVPNRKTGSPVTYISAQRLILSAADEVCISAGSACHSTAEGAEILVSDPLKAVQANADRAIGTLRISTGRTTTMDEVRRAGRIIARRAAQQFEEC is encoded by the coding sequence ATGTGTAACGCTCACGGGCCTCCCCTGAAAAAGCGCAAGCCgcagcctctgccgccgacggcgtcgctgcccaTCTACCTCGACTACAACGCTACTACCCCGCTCTGCGAGGAGGCTTGGCAGGAAATTTGTCGCGTGCGCAAGGCGTGGGGTAATCCCAGCTCAACGCACCCGTACGGTCTAGCGGCAAAGTACGAGCTAGAAGAGGCACGCAAGAAGGTGCAAaaggcgctgcacgcgctcTCATCGGAGTCCATCATCTTCACTTCTGGCGGAACCGAAAGCAACAACCTCGCCATTATTGGCGGCTTGCTCGCCCTCCGTCAACGGCAGCCCAGCAGACGCTATGTCGTCTCCTCCAACGTGGAGCATCCTGCCGTGGCAGAGGTGCTAAAGTCTATCGCGGGCAGCGACCTAGGGACCGGTGGAGCAGCCAGCATcaccgacggcgccgaggcggcgtcgGGCACGACAATAGAGACAGTACGCGCCGAAGTGAACCCTCAAACGGGTCGCCTGGATGCATCGACGCTGCGGGCGATCCTGGAAAGTCTCCCTGGCGGTCCCGAGTCCGTCGCCCTCGTTTCCATCATGTTTGCGAACAACGAGATTGGAGCCGTCAACGATATCAAGGAGCTGTGCCGCGTAACGAAGGAGCTCTGCGGGGCGGCGTGTCTTTTtcacagcgacggcgcccAGGCTTTGGGGAAGGTGCCGGTGGATGTGCAGGACACAAACGTCGACCTCCTTTCCGTCTGCGGACACAAATTCCACGGCCCGAAAGGTGTTGGCGCGCTGTACATCAAACCCGGTGTGACGGTCCACAACATCCTCTTCGGCGCTGGTCATGAGCGCAGCATCCGGCCTGGCACGGAGAACGTGCTTCTCGCAGCGGGTATTGCtgaggcgctgctgttcgCGTGCAATAATATGGACCGCTTTTCAACTGTGATGCGAGACACCCGTGATGaactgctgcgcgtgctcacggtggagctggcggcgTACGACATGGGCCTCGTCGTCAACGGCGCCATCGCTGTTACTCTGCCAAACACGCTCAACTGCGCGCTTTTCAGGCGGGTGCCGAACAGGAAAACGGGCTCGCCCGTCACCTATATATcagcgcagcggctgatCCTCTCCGCCGCGGATGAGGTGTGCATCTCGGCAGGCTCCGCTTGCCACTCCACGGCTGAGGGAGCCGAGATCCTCGTCTCTGATCCGCTCAAGGCGGTTCAGGCGAATGCGGATCGAGCGATCGGCACCCTGCGCATCTCCACTGGGCGCACCACGACCATGGACGAAGTGCGACGAGCGGGTAGGATAATCGCGCggcgggcggcgcagcagttCGAGGAGTGCTGA